The Pseudomonadota bacterium region TGTATTATTGAGTATTTTCGGCTCTTTTGAGCCGGGAAACGTACGTGAGTGCGACTTCGAGCAACGAGCGAAACAGTGTTCCGGCCATGCCAATTTTTTCACACCTTCTTAAGGGGTACATCAAGCAATTTTAGGAGGAAATATGCATAGGATAGCCGTTATTCCTGGGGATGGTATCGGGAAAGAAGTAGTACCCGAGGGTATCAGGGTCATTGAAGCTGTTGGAAAAAGGTTT contains the following coding sequences:
- a CDS encoding isocitrate/isopropylmalate family dehydrogenase — translated: MHRIAVIPGDGIGKEVVPEGIRVIEAVGKRF